Proteins encoded together in one Vitis vinifera cultivar Pinot Noir 40024 chromosome 4, ASM3070453v1 window:
- the LOC100232926 gene encoding small ribosomal subunit protein uS7, with protein MAAIAVIDDEKKPTEVKLFNRWSFDEVQIGDMSLLDYVAVNPAKHATYVPHTAGRYSVKRFRKAQCPIVERLTNSLMMHGRNNGKKLMAVRIMKHAMEIIHLLTDQNPIQVIVDAVINSGPREDATRIGSAGVVRRQAVDISPLRRVNQAIYLLTTGARESAFRNIKTIAECLADELINAAKGSSNSYAIKKKDEIERVAKANR; from the exons ATGGCAGCCATTGCCGTGATTGACGATGAGAAGAAGCCCACCGAAGTGAAGCTCTTCAACCGCTGGAGCTTCGACGAAGTCCAG ATTGGAGACATGTCTTTGCTGGACTACGTCGCTGTGAATCCAGCTAAGCATGCTACCTATGTCCCCCACACAGCTGGCAGGTACTCTGTCAAGCGGTTCAGAAAAGCCCAATGCCCAATTGTGGAGAGGCTCACAAATTCTCTGATGATGCACGGGCGGAACAATGGAAAGAAGCTGATGGCTGTTAGGATTATGAAACATGCCATGGAAATTATTCACTTGTTGACTGATCAGAATCCCATCCAAGTTATTGTTGATGCTGTCATCAACAG TGGACCAAGAGAAGATGCAACACGTATTGGCTCTGCTGGTGTTGTTAGACGACAAGCTGTTGATATCTCTCCTTTGAGGCGTGTCAATCAAGCTATTTATCTGCTCACTACTGGTGCTCGCGAGTCTGCATTCAGGAACATCAAGACAATAGCTGAATGCTTGGCCGATGAACTCATTAACGCAGCAAAGGGTTCATCCAACAG CTACGCCATCAAGAAAAAGGATGAGATTGAGCGAGTTGCCAAGGCTAACCGTTGA